The following are encoded in a window of Paenibacillus polymyxa genomic DNA:
- a CDS encoding methyl-accepting chemotaxis protein, with translation MNLTIKAKMILSAILIPSVIAAMLLTNYILSVHSENEYKDIMNREEAIAYNSKSLQFLLNGISNDERAYLLTRDEQYGREIGNKQSEVAKLLQETEALLSAGNEDSKKKMTDLKTGINTYMNQVHRLLTTAGYQSTRDDAFPPFSDLLDDFENERVLRKQLDTKVVAFVKAQEDMVTVKVQQAHQTMTNTSLITSVVGLLVIIYSIFQSIVLIRSIRPLHHMNEQLLEMSEGGGDLRSRLDITSKDEIGMIASSYNKLIEGFRSIIVDAQDTARTLTVTAERVSVSTEEMNQANRHTSGVMEELAAGMEHQVDDITQTTDTVKELAHELEHIAATSQQVYELSDTAAKDAEAGEQSIGQAMRQMEKVSESVDSSARAVRSLSEQAEQIGMIGAVITGIAKQTGMLALNASIEAARAGEQGKGFAVVASEVRRLAEQVSVSAAEITQFVQNIQEHVGNVASSMQTGTVEVQSGVKVMQSAETAFRQIGSSIQQVSEQIHSVNRSVEQMSGGSERMVEAVERIREVAEQSAGGTQSVSAAAEEQLASMEEIASSIHTLADMSQLLNARVGGFKV, from the coding sequence ATGAATTTAACCATTAAGGCCAAAATGATTCTTAGCGCGATACTGATCCCGAGTGTGATTGCAGCCATGCTGCTGACCAATTACATTTTAAGCGTACATAGTGAGAATGAGTACAAGGATATTATGAATCGTGAAGAGGCTATTGCGTATAACTCGAAGTCTCTTCAATTTTTGTTAAACGGTATATCTAATGATGAGCGGGCATATTTGCTAACTCGTGACGAACAGTACGGGCGAGAGATCGGAAACAAGCAGAGTGAAGTTGCAAAGTTGCTACAGGAGACAGAAGCTCTGCTTAGTGCAGGTAATGAGGATTCTAAGAAAAAGATGACTGATCTCAAGACGGGAATTAATACCTATATGAATCAAGTTCATCGTTTACTGACTACAGCGGGGTATCAGAGTACAAGAGATGATGCTTTCCCGCCATTTTCTGATTTGCTCGATGATTTTGAAAACGAACGGGTGTTGCGCAAGCAACTTGATACTAAGGTAGTAGCCTTTGTCAAAGCTCAAGAAGATATGGTGACGGTGAAAGTACAGCAAGCGCACCAAACGATGACGAATACATCCTTGATTACGAGTGTTGTAGGACTTCTAGTTATCATTTACAGTATTTTTCAATCCATCGTGCTGATTCGTTCCATTCGCCCATTGCACCATATGAATGAGCAGCTGTTGGAAATGTCTGAAGGTGGGGGAGATTTGCGTAGCCGACTGGATATTACGTCCAAAGACGAAATCGGTATGATTGCAAGCTCCTACAACAAGCTTATTGAGGGATTCCGCAGTATTATAGTGGATGCGCAGGATACGGCGCGTACATTAACCGTAACCGCAGAGCGGGTTAGCGTAAGTACAGAGGAAATGAATCAGGCCAATCGTCATACTTCCGGTGTAATGGAAGAGCTAGCGGCTGGTATGGAGCATCAGGTCGATGATATTACACAAACTACAGATACCGTGAAAGAGCTAGCCCACGAACTGGAGCATATTGCAGCTACGAGCCAGCAGGTGTACGAGTTATCTGATACAGCCGCTAAAGATGCAGAAGCAGGAGAACAATCTATAGGTCAGGCTATGCGTCAGATGGAGAAGGTAAGCGAAAGTGTAGACAGCTCTGCACGTGCTGTGCGTTCACTTAGTGAACAGGCCGAACAGATTGGCATGATTGGAGCGGTCATTACCGGAATAGCCAAACAGACAGGGATGCTGGCGCTCAACGCGTCGATTGAAGCGGCAAGAGCCGGAGAGCAGGGCAAAGGATTTGCTGTTGTAGCCTCTGAGGTAAGAAGATTGGCCGAGCAGGTATCAGTTTCAGCAGCAGAAATCACACAATTTGTGCAAAATATTCAGGAGCATGTTGGAAATGTCGCTTCCAGTATGCAGACCGGTACGGTTGAAGTGCAGTCTGGCGTAAAGGTCATGCAATCTGCAGAAACCGCATTTCGTCAGATTGGAAGTTCCATTCAACAGGTCAGCGAACAGATTCACAGTGTAAACCGGTCCGTAGAACAAATGTCCGGCGGTTCCGAGCGAATGGTGGAAGCAGTAGAACGTATTCGTGAAGTAGCAGAGCAGTCGGCAGGGGGAACCCAGAGTGTCAGTGCGGCGGCTGAAGAGCAACTGGCTTCCATGGAGGAAATTGCGTCTTCCATTCATACACTGGCGGATATGTCGCAACTTCTGAATGCAAGGGTCGGTGGATTTAAAGTGTAG
- a CDS encoding MFS transporter has protein sequence MQQNKGNLLALGSIPLMMTLGNSMLIPVLPEIGRKLHVSSFRISMLITVYAVVAILLIPIAGYLSDRFGRKAVIVPCLILTVIGGGISAVGAWLLHDLAAYWTIIAGRLLQGAGAAGAFPIVIPLVGDLYENEDEASKNLGVVETYNTFGKVLSPILGAALGAVLWFLPLAVIPGLCLISLILVLWLIHVPKRKNQPIMFREFVGNVKQVLAEKGRWLYAIFAMGGICMFVIFGVLFYLSDILESRYNLHGVWKGFVLAIPLISLCLCSYVGGKIIGKHKKRMKWIGFSGLAILTISFAILGFLQNIYAVIGLFTLGGGGIGLALPCLDALITKGIEKEERGTITSLYSSMRFVGVSLGPPVVSLLLGRSGHGLLFGVMAAVGGIAALLMLFAVRPKQDEPTDDKSTDPMNVDKGLTDVSREKPLSPKLRRKAPVK, from the coding sequence ATGCAACAAAATAAAGGGAATCTGCTTGCGTTAGGTTCCATCCCGCTGATGATGACGCTGGGTAATTCCATGCTGATTCCAGTTTTACCGGAAATCGGACGTAAGCTACATGTAAGCTCTTTTCGGATTAGTATGTTGATTACAGTATATGCGGTGGTGGCCATTTTACTGATACCGATTGCGGGCTATCTTTCCGACCGATTTGGCCGTAAGGCGGTGATTGTTCCCTGTCTGATTCTGACTGTGATTGGAGGGGGGATTTCTGCGGTGGGAGCATGGCTGCTTCACGATTTGGCAGCTTACTGGACCATTATTGCAGGCCGTCTACTTCAGGGTGCGGGAGCGGCAGGGGCTTTTCCTATAGTCATTCCGCTTGTGGGCGATCTGTACGAAAATGAGGATGAGGCCAGCAAAAACCTAGGGGTAGTTGAGACCTACAACACATTTGGTAAAGTGCTAAGTCCGATACTCGGTGCTGCGTTGGGAGCTGTTCTATGGTTTTTGCCATTGGCGGTGATTCCGGGCCTCTGTCTGATTTCGCTCATTTTAGTGCTTTGGCTGATTCATGTGCCCAAGCGTAAGAACCAACCGATTATGTTTCGAGAATTTGTGGGAAATGTGAAGCAAGTGCTTGCCGAAAAAGGACGCTGGCTCTATGCTATTTTTGCTATGGGCGGTATTTGTATGTTTGTCATTTTTGGCGTCCTGTTTTACTTATCTGACATACTGGAAAGTCGTTACAACCTCCATGGAGTGTGGAAAGGTTTTGTGTTAGCCATTCCGCTGATTTCCCTCTGTCTGTGCTCTTATGTAGGAGGCAAGATCATCGGCAAGCACAAAAAGCGCATGAAGTGGATCGGTTTCAGTGGTTTGGCCATATTGACGATCAGCTTTGCCATTCTCGGATTTTTACAAAATATTTATGCGGTGATCGGACTGTTTACGTTAGGGGGCGGCGGAATTGGGCTCGCACTGCCTTGTTTGGATGCCCTGATTACGAAGGGAATTGAAAAAGAGGAGCGCGGAACCATTACTTCGTTGTATAGCAGCATGCGCTTCGTCGGGGTGTCACTAGGTCCTCCGGTTGTTTCCTTGCTGCTGGGTCGCAGTGGACATGGTCTGCTCTTTGGCGTGATGGCCGCAGTGGGAGGCATTGCAGCTCTGCTGATGCTGTTTGCGGTCAGACCCAAGCAGGATGAACCCACAGATGACAAATCCACTGACCCTATGAATGTGGATAAGGGGCTAACAGATGTGTCCAGAGAAAAGCCTCTTTCTCCCAAGCTAAGACGCAAAGCTCCTGTGAAATAA
- a CDS encoding MFS transporter: MQQGKQPLWTKEFIVLTVSNLFLFLELQMILSSIPSYVKNTFHASSVQVSLVTTLFALSAIAARLFSARMLEKGHRSTLIFVGLLFALAGTLGYSVSPTITVLLLMRMLFGIGFGMSSTAFPTMASDVIPPKRLGEGMGFFSLSTSLAMSIGPTIGISMLQYGSFNLLAYTTAAVIVVIFPLAYWLIRTLPKGHIEPPMVPLEEGRKPAFNRKLWIPALLNMLMSITYGGLLGFMALYGDEANLAHPAYFFLFNAVSVLIVRPFSGRIYDKKGAKALLIPGSLFLIGGLILLSYAHNDVFMYISALCYGIGFGVMQPTLQTWMIQVVSPKQRGMANGMFLNSLDFGVAAGALILGIIAKASDYAWMYRLSSLFIVLFLLIYVIQIVASRKPKTHVPLEG; the protein is encoded by the coding sequence ATGCAACAAGGCAAGCAACCTCTTTGGACCAAGGAATTTATCGTTCTTACGGTTTCCAATTTATTTTTATTTCTGGAATTACAGATGATCCTATCTTCCATTCCTTCTTATGTGAAAAATACATTCCACGCTAGTTCCGTTCAGGTGAGTCTCGTTACCACTTTATTCGCTTTAAGTGCGATTGCAGCACGACTCTTTTCAGCCCGTATGCTGGAAAAAGGACACCGCAGTACCCTGATCTTCGTGGGCCTGCTATTTGCATTGGCAGGAACGCTGGGGTACAGTGTTTCGCCGACGATTACAGTGCTTCTGCTCATGCGGATGTTATTTGGGATCGGCTTCGGTATGAGTAGTACGGCCTTTCCAACGATGGCCTCTGACGTCATCCCGCCCAAACGTCTCGGTGAAGGAATGGGTTTCTTTAGTCTGTCCACCAGTCTAGCGATGTCGATTGGGCCAACCATCGGCATTTCGATGCTGCAATACGGGAGTTTCAACCTGCTTGCCTATACGACAGCAGCTGTAATTGTTGTGATATTCCCGTTGGCTTACTGGCTGATTCGTACACTACCTAAGGGGCACATCGAACCACCTATGGTTCCTTTGGAAGAAGGGCGAAAACCGGCATTTAACCGTAAATTATGGATTCCCGCCTTGTTGAACATGCTAATGTCTATCACATATGGTGGGCTACTCGGCTTTATGGCGCTTTACGGGGATGAAGCAAATCTGGCGCACCCGGCCTACTTTTTTCTGTTTAATGCGGTATCCGTGCTGATCGTGCGTCCCTTCTCGGGCCGTATTTATGACAAAAAGGGGGCAAAAGCACTGCTCATCCCCGGCTCTCTGTTTTTAATTGGCGGTCTGATCCTGCTTTCCTACGCGCACAATGATGTCTTCATGTATATATCTGCTCTTTGCTACGGTATCGGGTTTGGTGTCATGCAGCCGACCCTGCAAACCTGGATGATTCAGGTCGTGTCTCCTAAACAGAGGGGTATGGCAAACGGAATGTTTCTCAATTCCCTCGATTTTGGGGTTGCAGCCGGAGCGCTTATACTTGGCATTATCGCCAAAGCAAGTGATTATGCGTGGATGTACCGTCTCTCCTCGCTGTTTATTGTACTGTTCTTACTGATCTATGTCATACAAATCGTCGCAAGCCGTAAGCCTAAGACACATGTCCCTCTAGAAGGGTAA
- a CDS encoding MarR family winged helix-turn-helix transcriptional regulator: protein MNNLPPDCSIGMLLGITHRKMSQQLLQRLKPYDISPEQWSVLYQIYQAEGLNQKEIAAKAVKDQPTTTRIIDLLDKKGWVRRVNSPQDRRAYLLHLTEAGRQLVKETLPVERDANHDFVKGISSADLKQFRQTLLQIHANMTESEKQGEND from the coding sequence ATGAATAACTTGCCTCCCGATTGTTCCATTGGGATGTTGCTCGGGATTACTCACCGCAAAATGAGTCAGCAGCTCTTGCAGCGCCTCAAACCTTATGATATTTCCCCAGAGCAATGGTCGGTTCTGTACCAAATCTATCAGGCTGAGGGTTTAAATCAGAAAGAAATTGCAGCTAAGGCCGTGAAGGACCAGCCTACCACGACTCGAATTATTGATTTGTTGGACAAGAAGGGCTGGGTACGGCGTGTCAATAGCCCACAGGATCGTCGGGCCTATTTGCTTCATTTGACTGAAGCAGGTCGACAGCTTGTAAAGGAGACTCTTCCTGTCGAACGTGATGCTAATCACGATTTTGTAAAAGGAATTTCCTCGGCCGATCTGAAGCAATTCCGCCAGACTCTTTTACAAATTCACGCCAACATGACCGAATCAGAGAAACAAGGAGAGAACGATTAA